A genome region from Eurosta solidaginis isolate ZX-2024a chromosome 2, ASM4086904v1, whole genome shotgun sequence includes the following:
- the LOC137241388 gene encoding minor histocompatibility antigen H13 — translation MADKAAEVVTEALKDVENATKETITNEKVPATPEGVVVAYSGLIVMAMLPIIFGSIRSVKLHILKKETGEKAESMTKKDAMYFPIIASAALFGLYMFFKIFSKDHINLLLTGYFFCLGVIALAHLLSPILNSLMPTSVPKISFHMHFTKGEGKHEEDIINYKFTTYDIICLAISSLIGVWYLYKKHWIANNMFGLAFAVNGVELLHLNNIVTGCILLSGLFIYDIFWVFGTNVMVTVAKSFEAPIKLVFPQDLPTNGLSGTNFAMLGLGDIVIPGIFIALLLRFDHSSKRKTRIYFYSTLTAYFLGLLATIFVMHVFKHAQPALLYLVPACIGTPLLVALVRGELKTLFAYEDHPEEKIEKKDSKESSGSASGTNKKKESVKAK, via the exons ATGGCAGATAAAGCTGCAGAAGTTGTGACGGAGGCCTTAAAAGATGTGGAAAATGCAACCAAGGAAACGATAACAAACGAAAAAGTCCCTGCAACTCCAGAGGGTGTCGTCGTAGCTTATAGCGGTTTAATAGTAATGGCTATGCTTCCAATTATTTTCGGCTCAATTCGTTCCGTTAAATTGCACATTCTTAAAAAG GAGACTGGTGAAAAGGCTGAATCCATGACAAAGAAAGATGCAATGTACTTCCCCATTATCGCCTCAGCTGCACTTTTCGGCCTTTACATGTTCTTCAAAATCTTTTCTAAGGATCACATAAATCTCTTACTCACTGGATATTTCTTTTGTCTGGGTGTCATCGCTTTAGCACACCTGCTTAGCCCTATTTTGAATTCATTGATGCCTACTTCTGTACCAAAAATATCTTTCCATATGCATTTCACCAAAGGTGAGGGCAAACACGAGGAAGATATCATAAACTACAAATTTACAACATACGACATCATATGTTTGGCAATTTCTTCTTTAATTGGCGTCTGGTATTTGTATAAGAAGCATTGGATTGCTAATAATATGTTTGGATTAGCATTTGCCGTAAATGGTGTGGAGTTATTGCATCTTAATAATATTGTTACGGGATGTATATTATTGAGTGGATTGTTCATCTATGACATCTTCTGGGTATTTGGAACTAATGTGATGGTCACCGTTGCCAAAAGCTTCGAGGCACCAATCAAATTAGTTTTCCCACAAGACCTGCCTACGAATGGTTTGAGTGGGACCAATTTTGCTATGCTTGGTTTAGGCGATATAGTTATACCTGGCATTTTCATAGCTCTTCTTCTGCGCTTCGATCATAGTTCTAAGcgaaagacaagaatttatttttattctacacTTACTGCATATTTTCTGGGGCTTTTGGCAACTATTTTCGTAATGCATGTTTTTAAGCATGCGCAACCAGCTCTACTCTATTTGGTTCCAGCATGTATTGGAACCCCATTGTTGGTAGCATTAGTGCGGGGTGAATTAAAGACATTGTTTGC CTACGAGGATCATCCCGAAGAGAAGATCGAGAAAAAAGACAGTAAAGAAAGTTCTGGCAGTGCCAGcggaacaaataaaaaaaaggaatcgGTGAAAGCCAAATga
- the Polr1H gene encoding DNA-directed RNA polymerase I subunit RPA12: protein METFNSEPGFCPVCGSILPLMNTVGNVVCYNCRKEFPPEVFGAQEVEYTIHFNSYDPGKVSAKTKIEANEAEGPIVERKCPKCGHMQMSYATLQLRSADEGQTVFFTCLKCKFKESENS from the exons ATGGAAACATTCAACTCAGAGCCCGGTTTTTGTCCTGTTTGTGGATCGATCCTGCCCCTAATGAATACAGTGGGCAATGTCGTCTGCTACAACTGCAGAAAAGAATTTCCGCCAGAGG TGTTTGGAGCTCAAGAAGTTGAATATACTATACATTTCAACAGTTATGATCCGGGAAAAGTTTCAgccaaaacaaaaattgaagcaaATGAGGCGGAAGGGCCTATAGTTGAACGTAAATGTCCGAAATGTGGCCACATGCAAATGTCCTATGCCACATTACAATTGCGCTCCGCGGATGAAGGACAAACAGTCTTCTTTACATGTCTCAAATGCAA GTTCAAGGAGTCGGAAAACTCGTGA
- the Secp43 gene encoding tRNA selenocysteine 1-associated protein 1, which translates to MAGSVHCQLWMGSLEPYMTENFIIAAFRKMGEEPTTVRLMRNKYTGEPAGYCFVNFVTDENAMDAMHKLNGKPIPGTNPIVRFRLNSASNSYKLPGNEREFSVWVGDLSSDVDDYQLYKVFSTKYTSIKTAKVILDSSGFSKGYGFVRFGIEDEQKSALYDMNGFIGLGSKPIKICNAVPKPKNELGVALGTSSNYGYGGSGMSGIPATATADYSQYYDPTSTYWQNYNQWQGYYDPSGAGAMTDPNSAYYQQTMAQSHANPQTLAQHAEAWSAQRTAQYEQQQAAVAAATNPPSSTEDDDYALVEHKHTLDIDKLNRETLDADRLLYDALESSKWLPLEQLETY; encoded by the exons ATGGCGGGGTCTGTACATTGTCAACTATGGATGGGAAGC TTGGAACCATATATGACCGAAAACTTTATAATTGCCGCTTTTCGTAAAATGGGTGAGGAGCCTACAACTGTGCGCCTAATGAGAAACAAATACACGGGTGAACCGGCTGGCTACTGCTTCGTCAACTTTGTCACTGATGAAAATGCAATGGATGCTATGCATAAATTGAATGGAAAACCAATACCCGGAACTAATCCAATTGTACGATTCAGATTAAATAGCGCCAGCAATTCATATAAGCTACCGGGAAATGAAAGGGAATTTAGCGTATGGGTTGGCGATTTGAGTTCAGATGTCGATGATTATCAACTGTATAAGGTGTTTTCAACAAAATATACTTCAATCAAGACTGCAAAAGTAATTCTGGATAGTTCTGGATTTTCCAAGGGCTACGGTTTTGTTCGTTTCGGAATTGAGGATGAGCAAAAATCGGCTTTGTATGACATGAATGGTTTTATTGGATTGGGAagcaaaccaattaaaatttgcaATGCTGTACCGAAACCAAAGAATGAATTGGGTGTTGCGCTAGGTACCTCAAGTAACTATGGTTATGGTGGTAGTGGTATGAGTGGCATTCCAGCCACAGCAACAGCGGACTATTCTCAATACTATGATCCTACCAGTACATACTGGCAAAATTATAATCAGTGGCAAGGATATTACGATCCCAGTGGTGCAGGAGCAATGACAGATCCAAATAGTGCCTACTATCAACAAACGATGGCACAATCACATGCAAATCCACAAACTTTGGCACAACATGCCGAAGCTTGGAGTGCACAGCGCACTGCCCAATATGAGCAACAACAAGCTGCCGTAGCCGCTGCTACTAATCCCCCTAGCTCCACTGAGGACGATGATTATGCTTTGGTGGAACACAAACATACATTAGATATTGACAAGTTAAACAGAGAGACTTTAGATGCTGATCGTCTGTTGTATGACGCACTCGAAAGCTCCAAGTGGTTACCACTCGAGCAATTAGAAACATATTAa
- the Noa36 gene encoding zinc finger protein 330 homolog: MPKKKTGQRKKAEKQKLRLKEIRSREVSLADMPCNAPMECEKCEKKQKSRAFCYFCQSLQRLPICAHCGKVKCMLKTGDCVVKHAGVYTTGLGMVGAICDFCEAWVCHGRKCLQTHACTCPLQNAICLECERGVWEHGGRIFKCSFCNGFLCEDDQFEHQASCQVLESENFKCQSCNRLGQYSCLRCKTCYCEDHVRRKGFKYDKNKAIPCPKCNYETSVTKDLSISTRSHKFGRQQQGGAPDSDDEYGGYSYYGGGAYDVGTSSGYAQGNDSDDDDDEDYEISDDDTEEDEGESDESQEDQTKTK; the protein is encoded by the coding sequence ATGCCGAAAAAGAAAACTGGACAGCGAAAGAAAGCTGAAAAGCAAAAGTTGCGGCTTAAGGAGATTCGTAGTCGAGAGGTCTCACTTGCTGATATGCCTTGCAACGCACCCATGGAATGTGAGAAATGTGAAAAAAAGCAAAAGAGTCGAGCGTTTTGTTACTTTTGTCAGAGCCTCCAACGCCTACCAATTTGTGCGCATTGCGGCAAAGTTAAATGTATGCTAAAAACTGGAGATTGTGTTGTAAAGCATGCTGGAGTATACACAACTGGATTGGGCATGGTTGGTGCAATTTGTGACTTCTGTGAGGCATGGGTTTGCCATGGACGCAAATGTCTCCAAACTCATGCATGTACTTGCCCATTGCAGAATGCAATTTGTCTTGAATGCGAGCGTGGCGTTTGGGAGCATGGAGGTCGCATTTTCAAATGCTCATTTTGTAATGGATTTTTATGCGAGGATGATCAATTTGAGCATCAAGCATCATGCCAGGTTCTTGAGTCGGAGAATTTCAAGTGTCAAAGCTGTAACCGATTAGGACAGTATTCATGTTTGCGATGTAAAACATGTTATTGTGAAGATCATGTGCGGAGGAAAGGATTCAAATATGACAAGAACAAAGCTATTCCATGTCCCAAATGCAATTATGAGACTTCAGTAACTAAGGATTTGAGTATTTCAACGAGATCCCACAAGTTTGGACGTCAACAACAAGGTGGAGCCCCAGATAGCGATGATGAATATGGTGGTTATTCGTATTATGGTGGGGGAGCTTATGATGTCGGTACAAGCTCCGGTTATGCTCAAGGCAACGATAGTGACGATGACGATGACGAAGACTATGAAATCAGCGACGATGACACCGAAGAAGATGAAGGAGAGAGTGATGAGTCTCAAGAGgatcaaactaaaactaaataa